In Lolium rigidum isolate FL_2022 chromosome 7, APGP_CSIRO_Lrig_0.1, whole genome shotgun sequence, the DNA window ATCAAATTTGGTATACAGCAAGGTGGGTTCTTCATCTAAGTGGTGAAACTGTGAACATGCATTCTACATGGGTGTAGTGCGGAATTATTACAAGTGTGGTCTAAAAAACTACAATTTCTTCTTTAGATGGTCGGTGTAAAGCTAGATGTTTTCTAACGGTTAAAGATCTTCTTGGCTTGTTCTGACTTGATATGCTCATCATCGTATCAAAATTTCGTTCTTCTGTATGGAGCTGTATGCTCTTACGTAGGTCAGGTTTCCGCCAGTTTTGAGTAAACATCAATCATTCAAGAAGCCAATTATTGCAAGGGTTGTCCAAAAACTATAATTGGTTTCTTTAGACAGTCGGTGTAAGCTAGATGTCATCTAAACGGTTAAAGATCTTTAGTTGTCATTCTCCCATCTTCTCGGCTTGTTATGACTTGATATGCTCACCATCGTATCAACTTTTTGTTCTTTAGTATGGAGCTGTATTCTCTTACATAGCTTAGGTTCCTACCACGTTTTGAGTAAACATCAATCGTTCAAgtttaaaagaaaaaaatattgcACATGCAGGTAAGGATGACGATGTTAAAGGTCATATCAAGGACTATTGGTCTGCATCACTTGGTTTTGTTGAACTTCTATCCATACCTTCAAAGATATGTTCAGGTATGCTATTAAACTTGAGTATGTTAATCTCGTATCAGCTTTTGAATAGCTAAAGTGTTCTGTTATGCTGATTCGGCCATTATTTTACTTATGTTTATCTCGTATCAGCTTTTGAATAGCTAAAGTGTTCGGTTTATGCTGATTCGGCCGTTGTTTTACTTTTTTGCAATGCAGCCTCATCAACGAGATGTAACAACTCTACTTGCTGCAGCAGTACAGGCTTGCCATGAGATGGTTGCACGCTATACCTTGTATTTTGTAACTAATGATTTCTCATCTCTGGATTCTTGAAATACAATGATATTAATTTGTTTCCTTTCCAGGTGCCTCCTGATGCTGTTGAGCCACTGTTCAAGCAGATTGTAAATCAATTTGTGCATGACCGTTCCCGTCCAGAGGTTTGCATGATGCTTATTTAGCACTTGAAATGTTTGTGTTTTCCTGACTAACATGAGCTTATGCCTAATTACTTGGCTTCTTTTAGGCTATTGCTGTTGGTCTGAATGTCGTGAGGGAGATCTGCATGCGAATtccattggtatttcatttgctCTTCTGTGATATCTCAATTTCAGCTCTCTTACTTGGTTACTTGCGGTGCTGCATTAAATGCACTGGACGTACTTATTATGCTGGCCATGTCGCATATGTTTCCTACCCCACACCCTTCAGCTGAGGGAGCATGAAGTATGATTGATCATTTTTGTCAGTTATCTGAAATGATTAGTGGTTGACTTGAGGATCATACTGAAAGATTATGATACTTGTGTCACTACAGGTTTTAAGCATGTAACTAAATGAGTATGCACAAACTTGGCTATACAGGACTGTACTTAGTTCATTTttggtactccctctgatcctaaAAAAATGTCGGACTGCTTATTTTGTACAAAAGCCATGTGTCCGGGAAAACGTCTGACCGCACatgtgctgtgtgtgtgtgctagcTCCCGCATGCATCCACATGATTCTCTCGCATGCATGTACTATTTATTCTGAATCTATAAGGTCTTAGTTGTAAACGTATTTATACTAGGCTTCCGACACAGTTTTCgtaccggagggagtatttagtTTGCCATTATTGTTGATCTTAAAATTGTAATGTTTCACTGGTGCTGTTCCTTCATGCATGTAGTCTTGCATACCATGCGTCCTTCGTATTTCTAGGTTCCAGAATGCCTGGGGAGATAATCTTGGCCCCTTTACTTACCTGAGTTGATTATACCCTTGGAACCTGCAGCTGATGAATGAGGATCTACTCCAAGACCTTGTTTTATACAAAAAGTCCCACGAGAAGGCTGTTTCAATTGCTGCTCGATCTCTTATCACATTATTCAGGGAGGTTAGTTATCTTCTTGCAGATTCTATTCTGCTTTAGCATTTAGTTCTGTATCTCACTTAGCTAAGCTTCTTTTATTCTGAATTCAGATCTGTCCTTCGTTGTTAGTCAAGAAAGACCGTGGTCGTCCTATTAATCCAACGGCTCGGCCAAAAGCATTTGGCGAAACCACTATCGCTACTGATGTCCCTGGAGCTGAGTTGCTAGCTGAAGACATTTCACTGGAAGGTTCAGATGATGAGTCTGATGCTTTTGATTCTGATGACGAGGAATTGTTGCCATCTACAAATGACATCCAGCAAAGTTTGAAGGTTTCCTCAAACAAACTTGAAACAGATGAAGATCATAAAGGGGAAGAGGAAGTATCTGGGGAACAAGATGATACAGAAGAAGTAGATGAGGATGATAGTGATGATAATATGGATGACATTGAAGACGACTCTGACATGGATGGTGGTACTGATGTATCtgatgaggatgacgatgaggagctCAATGATGATTCCGAGAATGAAGGCTCTGACCAGGCTGAGGACAGTGATGAGGAAGATAAGTCAAAAAGTAGCAGTTCTAAAGTGCAGAAGAGGAAGTTAAGCGATTATATCGGACAACTTGATGCTGCCGATGCAAGCCTTCGAACTCTGAAGAGGTTAGCAGGAGCCAAGAAGGCCGAGACTTCAACGGATTCAACAGATGAAGCTGGTAGAATTTTCTCCGATGAAGATTTTAAGCTCATCAGAGAGCGCAAGGTATACAAATTTCAGATAATTCAGACCTTCAATTTCTACTTTGTCCCACAAAAGATGtcttaactttatctaaatttagatgtatctagatgcaattTAGTGTGTACATTTTTTGTGGGACGGAGGGAGGTATCTCTTATGCATTGTGACTCAGACTTGTGGTTGAAGCTGTGTGAACTTCTATACATTTTAGAGAATTTATTTTTGTCCAAGACTAAAATTGCTTTTAGACGAACATTTTACTGAAAGTGTTTGAGTTTCAGGCGAAGCAAGATGCAAGGCAGGCTTTGGTTCAACATGGGCTAAGTAAGGGCGACACAAGATCAGCAACCTTCAAGCTTCCATCGTCAGATCAGCTTAGCATGAAGCGCGTCGATCCATCGCAGCTTGAGGTGTCCTCTCATCCCCAATTCCCCACCCTACCCCACCCACCATACACATGAAGTCACAGACACGTAACCTACCTAAATTATTTATGCAGGCGTACATCAAAAGAAAGATGTCAAAAGAGGAAAGATTGGAGATGGTGAAAGCTGGAAGAGAGGATAGAGGAAAATACCAGGCAAGAGCAGCTATTAAACAAAAAAAGGTAACCCGATCTCATACCTTTCCAGATACGCTGCCTTAAAATCTTTGTGGGACTATGTATTTATCTTTTATTCCCTGCCTGATCACGTTATTTTCACTGTCTGTTAGACTGGTGGCTCGAGCAATAAGCAGAAACAACACCAGAAGAAGATGCCCCTGGCAGCAAAGAGAGCAAAGGCAGCACGCTCTCGCCAAGAGAAGAAAACTAAAGCGAAGCACTCGGGAAAGCAGTTTAGGGGCCGGAAGGCCTGGAAATGAGGGCTTGTATTTGTTCTTTGCAATTGCTATGGCCTAATGGCCGAAATTTTGACTCCTGTAATGATTTCGTATCTGATATGTTACACGTGATATGCAGTTTACAGCCGAACTCCTATAGCCATGAATACCAAATATTTTAGGAGTTTCCTAAGGCCTCATTCGGCACGCAGGTTTTTTCAGGGATTGGAGTGTATAGCTTcgtccggccaccccaagacctccGAAAACGCTAGCTGAGTTGTTCGGCACACTGGGTTTCAACAGGTTTCGAAGTGTCTAGTCTCAAATATTCCTGCAAAACACGCCGATGCACGTGTGAATCTAAACGCTAGTCTCCCCTCAGCGTTTTCTCTGGCTAGCTTTTCCTCACGATTTGCCTGCTGGAGATACCGGCGAGTTGCATGCTGGCCTGATGACGCGTCATGATTGCTACCTTGTCCTCCAAAGGTAGGAAATCAGCGCGTTTCCAAACCAGTAGCTAGTTCAATCTAAATAAATCCTGAGTAAACAAATGTTTTCACCCAAAACACTAGGCATAATACACCTCAATCCCTGCCTATCCCTGCCTATCGAATGAGGCCCAAAGATACTTGACCTGGTTGAGCCCGAGTTTCCAATTTCTTCCCCGTCTAGCGCCACTTACCTCCAATCGGGCCCTGCCTCGCTGCCGCTActctctgtcaacacccggatttttaagttcagatgcctattatgccatacatcgcaatcccaggaagattgttgttgcgagacataacagttgaatatcatagagttatcatttattacaacacataatcgtcttacaaaggtagatcacatgatccaacattacaatagtagttgatctattgatcaacaaacatcacaaatagcggaagcgaagtagtagtggctatctagtccacatgccaacgcttgacgtcaggagcggtcctagttgtcgtagacgtcctgttgtccatcttcctcgtactgttgttctccttcatagtctggccatttgaatagccagggacaaagccatgagtactttaaagtactcgcaaactaatactaatgtaagtattatcaattttagtaagggggtgctaagcgctaagtttatttgcataaagacaattttagttcacaaacatttagtaaaagcctcctcatttgctaactaactcaagtgagaacattagtgtcattcccataactctgttgtgattcaattcaaagtcaccattcacctttcaaattcaagtcacaagtcatatgtcacatttttgaaaatggtctgatgacggaacagtatggcctttccaaacgtccataaccgtggacacgactattcgaatagttctacactctgcagaggtcgtacacttgtgccacaatatttgcaataatccgtcagggttaactggccctgatttatcacactccgtgtgcggactaccagccataacctttcacttacatactctagtataggcacctctccccatgagcttggcctcccagtgaagacacaccgtcagcctgggaactgcacagggcttgggccggacattcacctcatttcacgtcatttcacatcatttcaccagtaacggaggcagcctcggcataaccgctatgacgcttgtttagagggaacccatactaaagcacataaatttctagttaagcccttacccatgttgggtattgtgggggtactttcaaattggaatggtatcgcatccgaacccaaccatcagttttcgtaaaattcaccaagtcattcacaagtcatattcaccttcaaaatctttcaatagaatgaatcatcattccaaggttttcaaagtcatttcatttcacatgttcccatctagagtagtcaaattgttagcactagcaactagtcacgaggggtgctaactagcttgtcttgctctaggctaactttgatgctcttgttctactctatatctaaaccaagtgaatcatgaatcaaaaagtaaactttgataaaccaaagtcaaaaacttgtaaagtaaaaaacttgggataggatcattaagcataaagtaaatggtgatgaggccttgctcttgtagagctttgccttagggtagcttgcaagaatattagcttgccttgattggtgtagtaatcaaagttctcttctccttcctcttggtagaatacctcctcctcttgatagtctccggtactagcgtctataaacgaatacgaggatacaatcaccaaacaatacttaagtagactaattagccttgatggctcacacaaatgatctagcatcattactTAACATTACTCCATATtaagctagggttttcttacttagtgttagaaaaattaatttcctctcattgaaatgtggattagggtttctctttagtttggagaaataatttcctctcattgaatcttgttaagatttaatctcctcaaataacaagtatgatattatgttgaccaaggtcaacacttcacacttatcatttgagaaacaaatgatttaaatgagattcatcatctcatgctatttaaataactatgtgatttaatatcctcaagtgagcatatatgagaccatgcaatagaggtcatcacattacttcataccacttgggaatatgatttaaatgaggtgctacacctcatagatttgaatcttaacttttgaaataatttaaatgggctagtattgactacatagccaattttagattctaacccatgatcatatacagtacccatatcatatttttgcataataaaTTAGAGgggttgaaatgtgaattatagcaagtggattcacttcaaaactcatcatggttgattttataaatttatttaaattctaaaaactctatgtttgttatttttgctattcaaattctacaacagcTATGAGGTTGAAactagtggggttggatagatcatTTCttaggctttccaacaatataaagtttgtacaAAATGGATCAGTATATTTGAAGTtatttgatttctagcaaagcattTGTAAACAAAATAACTGAAAAGATTTAAAcctaaatttgaatttaaacgcggcgggaaactaactgggccggcccagctgcgcacgttgcacgcgggccgcctgacaagatGGGGCCCAGGCGTCAGCGCGTtataacgccgaagcggtacgcagcGTTGCGGTGCGTTGGATTAAAGGTGGATCGGACGGCTGAGCGTCGTCACCTTCCTCGACAGGGCTCGCCGGAGagcaaaccctaccggcggccagaggGTCGCGACGTAGGGTTTACCGGCGTCTAgcggggtcggcgaggcgggcgatcggcgTTGGAGTCGACGGCGGTTCGATGGAGGATCGCAGGAGGGGCTGAGGTGGTCGCAATCGACGACGTCGTCGAGCTACCGTCGCGGCAGACTCCGGCAAAATTGGGACTGGCTACTGCACAATGTGGACGGGCGAGAGTTCGAGGAGATCGAGTGAAGGGAGGGGAGCAAGTTTGTTGTGGAGAAGAAGGCTGAaatggcctctatttataggaacgcgaggtggccgtggggtgctggCGAGGTCGACGGGGGCGCGGCGTCTCTGAGGCacgaaggggcaaggtaggggtcGCGTAGCGTTGCGGGCATCATGGCGGTCCTCGGGAGTGTGCTGGCGTAGCGAAGGAAGGACGAGGGCATGCGGGCATCGTTGCCGTCCTCGTAGTACGGGCGCGGCAGGGgtgtgatcatggcgacggcgacggtgcacgcGCGGCCAATGGCGCTTGTCTGGCGAGGTACTGGAGTGGTGTAGAGTGTGCGTGCgcaaggagagagggagaggaggacagACGCGACGGGGCGACGCtgggtactggcgcgtccagagtggtgctggtgcacgctctggcgcgtccaggcatGGTGATCATGTCGCGGCCAGGGCTATGTCGTGCACGATTTGGCGTGGGATCATGTCTAGTAGATTCAGCATGAGTAGTGTAGCTAGTTTGGCAAggtgaggtggagaggagaggtTCAGGGTAGGGTTGGGCGTGGTGGTGAGCATGATGGCTGGCATGGTGTGACAAGGCTGTGCAAGGCTTCTCCTAGGATCAACCTTTGCATGGTGGTGGTCAGTATGATGAGGCAAGACTAAGGGACAAGGTGAGAGTGACCAGAGGGGTAGAATGGCAGGGTTTTGCATGGTGGTGTCCAATTCAATGACATGGGCTTGGCATGATCCATTTGTGCCCAATTCTGGTGTAACCATGGTGCTGCAAGTGTGAGTGTGGTGAGGTGAAACTatttgacatggtgcaccaggttGGAGAGGCTAAATGTGTGCACAAAGAAATAATTCCAAAAGTGTGTGGTACATGCAATGAGTGGCAATCATGAGCATGGTGAtcatggccaaggtggtgtcatcTCATTGATGTGGCTTTAAGGTACATGATGTACTATCAAGGAtggcaagagagagagaggggaaaagTGAAAAGTGATGAGTAAAGTGGTATGTACCTTTATTCTCCTTTATGTGTACCTCCCATTTCTAAAGTAATGACCTCCCTTGTATTTACTTTTGATCAAATTTCTGCATGGATGTGTTCTACATGATGTTGGGCAactatgtgtggcattggtttgaaatttggagaggttttgtgaaaattcaaatagtggagggaatctagaatttgtttcaaggtggcatcttggcttgactaaatggagcaatggtcaaagctttggtcaaagtggtcaacacgaaaaatgttcatcttgatgaggtcttggatgaggtgcaaagatttgttagggtttggtttaagaatctcttaataaaagggctcaaagtgggtaggttgttaaaaatggcacaagtgaccatcatcacatgcattttgtaattttcatttctttgatttttgatttgatttttcttgacccaaatgatgttgttgagtgttgaaatggtatagaggagtgatccaaccattcacactaagtcttagggtcaagattcccaaattcataaattggctattttctctcatatgcctctatggcatttttattttctttttaatttattttgttttcaccttggatttgatttgttgaGCACTTGGTAGGGTTTATTAATGTTTCCAAAACATCTACATAAGGTAGAAAGGTCTAAGCAAAAGTTTCACTAAAAaagtcataggcacataggccttttccttatttaatttctttttattttgttttatcttggatggtgaaaagagggtgagttttagggtttaagatcttttcaaaatactttaaccaacaatcatggcaatagcacaagaattaagcatgagtactatgcatagcaccctaggtaataaaagtttttgttggttccaaaatttggaaaaaggaaaattcattttctttgttttgaaatttttgggatgttacactctcCCTCCATCTGCACGCGCAATCAAAGGCGCAAGAAAGGCACTATATTACATATTAAATTGCATGTGatattttttatgcattttattttgcttagtaatGACGGTAGCACTATAAGATGATCACTCACGCTAATATCAAGATAAATGTGTTCTCCCTAACTGTGCAATGTTGCGAAAGATCGTCATTCCGAAGCATCACATGATGACCGGGTCTGATAGTTTCTAAGTTCACATAACGTGTGTAAGCCAATATTATGCATAAAAACACTAAGGTTTTACTTGATGagtctagcatgtacagacatcacGTTCAAACACGCTGACCGAAAGGTCAAACACGAGTCATATGAATAATATGATCGACATGTTGATGTGTAAATCTACATCATCTCAGGCTAGATGTAGGGATGTTATGTTTAGTGGCCAGTTTATTATTAATTAATTTTTAACTTGAAAAaaatatcatgaacatagtctaatTTTTTTCTTTGCAAATGCCGTTGCAGATAAATGGTAAACACCGCGTTCACGTTCAACTTCAATGCGTttctagagaaagagaaactgaaACCATTTGGATCAAACTTCACGACATGGTACCTtaagaggaggattatcctcattGCTGCAAACAAGATGTATGTCCTTGAAGCATCACTTGGTCCACCCTCTGCACATGGGTCACGTATGGATGAAGTCAACATATGGCTATGGCGTTCTGAGGACCACGTCGTAGTTGAACGTAGGATTCACCTCTAAACAATGCCTATAAAGCCTCTATTAAACTAACTAAGTCTTGGCATCATCTCACTACCAAAGGATTGAAGTTGTACAAAAGCAAGGAAAAGATTAGGTGCTATAGAGTCACAATTTTTGAAGTGGGTGTTAATGAGCTACTCTAATGCTATATCTCTTTCGAAATTACTTGAGCACTCTTAATTTGACAAAGCATCCCTTGCTAAAAAAATTTACTCTCATTAAAAGAGAGGCGCTAAAAGATCTGATCCGCAAGCCTAACAAAATTTTTggcacttgcttttgatgctaagATTTATTTGCTAGCAAGTTACACATGCTTAGAAAGCGAGCTTAGGTGCAACTATTCGAATATTTTATGATTACGTTTAAGGTTTGCAAGATTTGTGAAGATATAATAGGATATcatatcaaacttgtgaggtatTCTATCCAAGTTTTATTTGCAGCTATTATTCTTTATCACTTTATCACTCGAGAGCGAGTAacaactaagcttgaggatgttgATAGCTCCAAATAATGACATTTTTTATCGAGGATTTTCCATTGGTTTTCACTTGGTTTCTTTCATTTCCATCTTCCAACTAACGCTAACATCCGCAAATAACTTATAATGTGATTTTCAGGTGTTGGACACTTTTGTAAGGATCGAAGACCATTTATGAGATTATTGGATAAATCAAGCAATTCTCTAATTGAAGACTTTCTGATTCGAGGCCTCTGGTAGCATTAACGAGCATCAGTATTGGGCACAACTTGCCGTACAGCCTGCCCGTACCACATGCCACCGCCTTCTCCAGGTCAATACAAGAACTTTCTGTAAATGAGGCATTGTCAGAAGACAAATACATCTGCCACACACCATTCGAGAATAGAGGGAGAAGAGATCTgaaggagaagaagaattccatCGATCCTCTCCAGGATCTCCAACCTCGGATCATTCACCCATCCATAATCCCCTTGtacttgagagagagagagattcacaCTTGTAATATTAGGGTTTGAGACTCCATTTGTACTTTGGTTTGTATtggatttgatcttcttgttgtgGCTTGGTAAGATGAACTGTGTTTATATTATGATTATATCATTGTTCTATTCTCCTCTCATGTGCGAATAAAGCGTCAAAGGCGTGAGAGATGTAGGAAATTGGTGAGATGTGATGTGGCTATCTTATTTCCATCTATTTGTGATTATCCTTGTAATTATTGTATGTAAGAAAGAttgtttatgtatgactaatgctCATTGTCTAACTTAAAAGCCGAAACAACATGATCATGAGATCTCATAGACATGAGTATGTCTGCTTGTTA includes these proteins:
- the LOC124670853 gene encoding protein SDA1 homolog; translation: MRQHAPAYTPEAASASATGGAGERQSLPLLQGKMKRDPEGYETELRQLHRHFESSVFLFRQQAALSSSSASSSAGGGETAKELGDLALFLAHVAPFYPNDLADLPDQIGGLLDTNARALPSGLRVHLVQALILLVNRKIVDLEDTMELFMELQVIGDRAVKKLAFSHIVHSIRRMNQKHKDEAKNRKLQNILYTLVQGEEESRAKRAFTILCDLHRRRVWFDDRTANAICNACFHPSSRIMTAAISFLLGYENGEQEDDSDASSSEDEANINPNIILSKEDVYKANHKGTSASKKKKKAKLERVVRSMKRQQRKSTEETGSNYYSPLTYLKDPQGFAEKLFSRLQKCHERFEVRMTMLKVISRTIGLHHLVLLNFYPYLQRYVQPHQRDVTTLLAAAVQACHEMVPPDAVEPLFKQIVNQFVHDRSRPEAIAVGLNVVREICMRIPLLMNEDLLQDLVLYKKSHEKAVSIAARSLITLFREICPSLLVKKDRGRPINPTARPKAFGETTIATDVPGAELLAEDISLEGSDDESDAFDSDDEELLPSTNDIQQSLKVSSNKLETDEDHKGEEEVSGEQDDTEEVDEDDSDDNMDDIEDDSDMDGGTDVSDEDDDEELNDDSENEGSDQAEDSDEEDKSKSSSSKVQKRKLSDYIGQLDAADASLRTLKRLAGAKKAETSTDSTDEAGRIFSDEDFKLIRERKAKQDARQALVQHGLSKGDTRSATFKLPSSDQLSMKRVDPSQLEAYIKRKMSKEERLEMVKAGREDRGKYQARAAIKQKKTGGSSNKQKQHQKKMPLAAKRAKAARSRQEKKTKAKHSGKQFRGRKAWK